DNA from Acidobacteriota bacterium:
GCCTACAAGTTCCCGGCCCGGCAGGCCACGACCCGGGTCAACGACATCGTCGTCCAGGTCGGCCGCACCGGCGCCCTGACGCCCGTGGCCGTTCTCGAGCCGGTCAAGCTGGCCGGGGTGACCATCAGCCGCTCGACCCTTCACAACGAGGAAGAGCTGCGGCGCAAGGACATCCGGGTCGGCGATCACGTCCTCATCGAGCGGAGCGGCGACGTCATCCCCCAGGTCGTCTCGGTGATGATGGACCGGCGGCCCCGCGGCGCCAGGCGGTTCGCCTGGCCCAGGCGCTGCCCCGTCTGCGGCTCGAAGGTCTTCAAGCCCGAGGGCGAGGTCATCTCGCGCTGCGAGAACGCGTCGTGCCCGGCCCGGATCAGGGAATCGATCCTCCACTTCGCCGGGCGGCGGGCCATGGACATCAACGGGCTGGGGGAGGCCGTCGTCGACCAGCTCCTGGCATCGAAGCTCGTCCGCTCCATCCCCGATCTATACGGCCTGGAGCTCGACAAGCTGGCCGCCCTCGAGCGCCTGGGGGCCAAGAGCGCCGGGAACCTCCTCGACGAGATCGAGGCCTCGAAATCGCGCGGCCTGGCCCGGCTCCTTTTCGCCCTGGGCATCCGGCACGTCGGGGAGCGGCTGGCCCAGACGCTGGCCGCGCGCTTCGGGTCGCTCGCGGCCCTGGAGAAGGCCGGCCCGGACGATCTCGTCCAGGTCGAGGACGTCGGGCCCAAGGTGGCCGAAAGCGTCCTCTTCTTCTTCGCCCAGCCGGAGAACCGCGAGCTCATCGACCGGCTCCGCCGGGCCGGCGTCGCCGACCGCACGGCGGCCGCGGCGGCCGGGCCCAGGCCCCTGGCCGGCCAGGTCTTCGTCATCACCGGCGCGCTGGCCGGCCTCAGCCGCGACGAGGCGCGCGATCTCCTCGAGGCCCGGGGCGCGGAGGTCGGGTCCTCCGTGACGCGGAAGACAACCGCCCTGATCGTGGGGGAATCGCCGGGCTCCAAGCTCGACCGGGCCCGGGAGCTCGGCGTGAGGATCGTCGGCGAGAAGGAATTCCGGGAGCTCGTCGGCCGCGAGGCCTAGCTACTTCTTTTTCTTCTTCGAGCCGAACAGGTCAAGCTTGAAGATGCTCTTCGGCCCCTTGGACCGGCGCCCGGCCAGGTCGTCGAGGGCCTCCCGGGCGGTGGCATGGTCGGGGTCGACTGAGACGGCCTTCTCGAGCTGCTTGAGGGCCTTGGTCTGCAATCCCTCGGCCTTGTAGAGCAGTCCCAGCCCGACGTAGGCCTCGGGGTTCCAGGGCTCGAGCTCGATGGCTTTGAGGAAATCCTGCTCGGCCTTCCTGACGTAGGCCGGCAGCCGGGCTTCGCACATGGCCAGCAGGAGGTAATAATCGGCCTTGTCCCGGCGCATCCGGACGGCTTCCTCGAGATAGGCCACGGCCTCGTCGTAGCGCGCCTGGCCGTGAAGGGTCTTGCCCTGGCGGAACTTCGTGTCCGCCTTGCGCAGGACGTCCTGGGCGTCCTCCTGGGCGGCGACCGGGCCGGACTTGGCGTCGTAGGCCCGCCGGGAGTCCTTGTTGCTCAGGACCCGGTAGGCGTTGTTGATGCCGTCGAAGACCTCGTGGATCTGGGACTTGAACCGGGCCGCGATGCCGCGGTCGAAACGGTCGGGATGGAAGCGGCGGGCCAGCTGGAAATAGGCCTTCTTGATGTCCTCTTCCGTGGCCGTCTTGGGGACGTCCAGGATCTGGTAGAGAGTCATCGCCGGCAGGGTATCGCGCAGGCTCAGGACCTCGGCGATCTCCCGCGGGACGTCCTCGTGGGCCTGGCTCGGCGGCTTGATGCGCTCCTTGACGTCCAGCCTGGCCCGGGAGGAGGCCTCGCCCTCGAAATCGACGATGCCGAGGCAGTAGAACAGGTACAGGCTCTTCCAGAACTGGTCGGGCGGCATCGTCAGCGACTTGAGGATAACCTCCGCGGTGTCGGCGCCGTTGATCTTCTCCAGGATCTCCTTCTCCTCGATGGTCAGCAGATAGGCGTAGGTCTTGCGGCCGAGCGCCGGCGTCCGGTTGGCCAGGAAGGCCTGCAGGAGCGGATGGGCCTGCATGCGGCGGATGCCGTACTCGATGAGCAGGGGCACGCTGACCTGCGACTCGGGGACCGCGGCGCCGAAGCTCTCGTGGGGCTGGAATTCGAGCTCGGCGTCGAAGAAGCCGAAGGCATTGAGGACGCTTTCGCGGATCTGATGGCCCAGCGCCTCGGCCAGGTCCTCTTCGGAGATCACGCCCTGGGTCTTGAGGACCTCGCCGATGTTCTTGCCGGGCTCGATGTACTGATCGAGCTTGGCGTGGGCTTCCTTGGGGATGCGCTCGAGCTTGAACAGGATCTCGCCCAGGCGCTCGTCCGGCTGGTTCGTCTTGACCTGGGCGATCGCGCCCTTCTCGAAGAAGAAATACTTGAGGATGTCGCCGCGCCGATAGACCAGGCGCCCGGTCTTCTTCTCGAAGAAGACGTCCCGCAGTTCGACGGCGATGTGGCTCATGGCCCTCCAGATTCCGGAAGGCCCAACTATAGTCCAGACGTCCGGAGATTTCAACATCGGGGAAAAGGGCCGCGTTTGAACGGGCCGGGGGATTGTGTTAATTAATGCCCATGAAGATCGCCATCGCGCAGATCGCGCCCAAGCTCGGGGACGTCGAGGCCAACCTCGACCTCCACCTGGACGTCCTGGAGAAGGCGAAAAGGCAAAAGGCCGGGCTCGTCGTCTTCCCCGAGCTCAGCCTGACCGGCTACACCCTCAAGGACCTGGTCGAGGAGGTCGCCCTGGACCCGGCCGCCGACCCCCGCTTCCGCCGCCTCGCGGCCCGGACCAAGGGGATCTCGGCCGTCGTCGGCTTCGTCCAGGAGAGCCCGTCCGAGCGGGGGCTCTTTTACAATGCCGCGGCCTTCATCTCCGGCGGCCGGATCGTCCACGTCCATCGCAAGGTCTTCTTGCCGACCGGCGGCATGTTCGAGGAAGCCAAGTTCTTCGCTCAGGGGCGCGACTTCCGGGCCTTCGACGCGCCGTTCGGCCGGGCCGGGCTCCTGGTCTGCCGCGATTTCCTCCAGCTCGGCTCGAGCTACGCCCACTACGCCGCCGGGGCCGAGGTTATCATCTGCATCTCGGCCGCCCCGGGCCGCGGCGTCGGAGGCGGCGACGCCTTCGAGACCGGCCGGATGTGGGAGCTCATGGGCGAGGCCGTGTCCTTCTTCTCGACGGCCTACGTCGTCTACGCCAACCGGGCCGGCAGCGAGGACGGCGTCACGTTCGCCGGCGGCTCGTTCGTCTTCGCGCCCGGCGGCCGGCTCGTCGTCCGGGCCTCGTCCGTCGATCCCGACCTGGTCTTCTGTTCCGTCGATCCCGCCGCCGTGGCCAGGGCCCGCCGGACCTGGCTTTTCAAGCGGGACGAGAAGCCCGAAGCGGTCTGGCGATCGCTCGAAAGGATAGTCCGTGCCTCCGAAGATTAATCCGTCCTTCGTCGAAAAGGTCCTGGTCCGGTTCATCCGGGACGAGTTCGGCCGGTGCGGCTGCGGCCGGGGCCTCGTCGGCCTCTCCGGCGGGCTCGACTCCGCGGTCTGCGCCGCCCTGGCCGCCCGGGCCCTCGGCCCGGACAATGTCCTCGGCCTGATCATGCCCTACGGCCGGGCCTTCCAGGGGGATGTCCGCGACGCGGCCGCCCTGGCCCGCCGCCTCGGCATCCGGTCCGAGACGATCGATATCACCCCGCAGATCGACATCTACTTCGCCGCGCATCCGGGGGCGAGCCGGGTACGCAAGGGCAACAAGATGGCCCGCGAGCGCATGTCCATCCTCTACGACCACTCGGCCCGCGACGGCGGGCTCGTCCTGGGGACAAGCAACAAGACCGAGCTCCTCCTCGGCTACGGCACGATCTACGGCGACATGGCCTGCGCCATCAACCCCATGGGCGACCTCTACAAAACGCAGGTCCGGGAACTGGCCACCCACCTGCGCATCCCGGCCGCGATCCGGCGCAAGGCCCCGACGGCCGGCCTCTGGCCCGGCCAGACGGACGAGGGCGACATCGGCCTGGCCTACGACGAGATCGACGACATCCTCTATGCCCTCGTCGAGGGCCGCCAGGCCCGCCGGGAGATCATCGCGGCCGGGCACTCGGCGGCCGCCGTCGACCGCGTCCTGCGGCGGGTCCGGGGCTCTCAGTTCAAGCGGCTCCTGCCGCCGATCGCCAAGCTTTCGACGCGCTCAGTGGGCCACGATTTCCTCTATCCCTACGATCGGGGGAGATAGCCCGTGCCCGGCCGCCTTTTCGTCGTCGGAACGCCCATCGGCAACCTCGAGGACATCACGCTGAGGGCCCTTCGCGTCCTCGGCGAGGTCGCGGCCATCGCCTGCGAAGACACCCGGCAGACGGTCAAGATACTGAACCGCTACGGCATCAAGAAGCCGCTGATCAGCTATTTCCAGCCGCGCGAGGGCCGGCGCATCCCGGAGATCATCGGGCTGCTCGAGGCCGGCCGCGACGTCGCGCTCGTCTCCGACGCCGGCACGCCGGGCATCTCCGATCCCGGCTTCCCGCTGATCCGCGAAGCCCTCAAAAAGGGGCTCCAGGTCGTGCCCATCCCGGGCCCTTCGGCCGTGACGGCGGCCCTGTCCGCGGCCGGACTGCCCACGCACCGCTTCCTTTTCGCCGGCTTTCCTCCCCCGAAGGCCGCCGGGCTGCGCAAGCTCCTCGAAGGGCTGGCGCGCGAAGAGGCCACGCTCGTCTTCTATCTCCCGACCCGGCGGCTGCCAGAATTCCTGGCGGCGGTCATCGAAGTCCTCGGGGACAGGCGGGTGGTCGTGGCCCGGGAGCTGACCAAGATCCATGAGGAGTTCCTGAGAGGCTCCGCCGCCGAGCTGGCCGCGGCGGCAGGCCCCCGGCCCCCCAGGGGCGAAGCCACGGTTCTGGTCGACGGCGCCTGAAGAAGACCAGGCTATCCCTCGATTTCCCCTTTTTCCCAATATAAGCAAGCCCGAAGAATATTTTTTTCCAATACTTGACAAAATAGCACTAAGATATTATATTGGTGTCACACTAAGATATAACGAGGAGGCTTCAGATGGCTATTATCAGATGGGATCCCTACAGGGATATGGGAACCCTCAGGGACAGGATGAACCGGCTTTTCGAGGACATGTCGGTGTCCAAGGGCGAGGAAAAGGACCTCATGGCCCACGCCTGGGCCCCTTCGGTCGACATTTATGAGACCGAGAACGAGGTCGTCCTCAGCGCCGAGATCCCCGGCGTCGACGCTAAAGACGTCGAGATCAAGGTCGAGGACAACAACCTGACCCTTCGCGGCGAGCGCAAGTTCGAGAAGGAGACCAAGGAAGAGAATTACCACCGTGTCGAGCGGTCCTACGGCTCGTTCTACCGCTCCTTCGCCCTGCCCAGCTATGTCGATCAGGACAAGATCGAGGCCGAGCAGGAGAACGGCGTCCTCAAGATCCACTTGCCGAAGCGGTCCGAGCTCAAGCCCCGCAAGGTCAAGATCGTGACGCCCGTCCAGGCGCAGGCCGAGAAACCCAAGAAGTAACTGGTTCGCATCCTCTCGCCAGGCGGCTCCCGCTACCCGCGGGGCCGCCTTTTTTTATTCTTCTCCCATTTCCGAGAAACCTCCGAGGCGGCGAGGGATGTACGGCAGGGAGCGAAGCCCTCGAAGCGACCATCAGAAGCATGGCGGAGCGACTCGGAGCCATGCTTCTGACCTCCGCTCCCCAGAGTCCGCTCCGGGCCGGCCGGGGAGCAAGAGGCATATCCCGAGCAAAGCCGGAGAGAGGCGCTTCCCGGAACCTGGAGAAGAACCTTTCTTATGCCTGGGCCAGGGTAATGGCCCTGACTTCCTTGGCCCCGGCCTCCTTCAGCACTCTGGCGCATTCCCGGATGGTCGCTCCGGTCGTGGTGACGTCGTCGATCAGCACCAGCGTTCGGCCCCTGACCCGGTCGGGCCGCCGGACGGCGTAGACGCCGCGGACGTTCCTCTCGCGGTCGCCGGCCCTTAGGCCGGCCTGGGCCGGGACGTTCCGGGTCTTGACGAGCGCCCCCGCGACGACGTCGATGCCCCGGAGGGCGGCCAGGTCGCGGGCCAGCAGGCGGGCCTGGTTGAAGCCCCGCTCGCGCCGCCGGGCCGGGTGAAGGGGCACGGGGACGAGGGCCTCGGCGTCCAGCCAGAGCGGCCCGTCCGAGCCGAGGCAGACCTCGGCGTAGCGGGCCAGCGGCCGGCTGAGCGGCGCGCAGCGCCTGTACTTGAAGAGGAGGATGACGTCCTTGAGGGTCCCGCCGTAGGCGCCGCAGGACCGGTGCCGCGAGAAGGCCGGCGCCTGCCCCAGGCACCGGGCACAGAGATGATCTTCCGGTCCGTCCTGGAGGAACCGCCCGCAACGGGGGCAAACGGGGCCCCGGCGCGGACCCAGCTTCTCCAGGCAGGCGGCGCAGACGACCTTTTCCCCGGGGCGATCGAGAGGTTCATGGCAGAGACGGCAGAATGAGGGGAAGAACAGCAGCTCGGCCAGCCGGGCCAGCCAGGCCGCCCGGGTCCGGAGCGACGGGGTCACGGCATTTCGCGTTCTTTTTCGGCCTTTTCCTGGTCGTCGATGCAGTAGGGCGTCCAGGGGATGGCTTCGAGCCTCTTCATGCCGATGTCCTTGCCGCAGACCTGGCAGATCCCGAAATCGCCGTGATCGAGCCGCTTGAGGGCCTCGTCGATGAGCAGGAGCTGCTCCCGGTCGCCGTCCGACAGGCTCAGCAGGAATTCCTTGGTATAAGAGGTTTCCGCCTTGTCGACCAAGTCCTGGGCGACATTGGACTCCATCTCCTTGCTCTCGCTGATGGTATCGGTGAGCTTTCGGGTGATGCTCTCCTTCCTCGCGCGGAGCTTGGCCCGGAACTCGTCTTTCTCTTTCTTGTTCAGCTTACGAGGCATCGGACAATCCCTTCATTTGGCATAATGCCGGCCCCCGACGATGGTCAGGGCCCGGTAGATCTGCTCGAGCAGAACAACGCGCGCCAGTTCGTGCGAGAAGGTCAGCCGCGACAGTGACAATCTCATGTCCGCCCTCTCCACGATGCGGTCCGCGAGCCCGAGGAAGCCGCCGACGACGAAGGCCAGCGGCGTTCCCGACTCTCTCTCCCGGCCGCGGAGGAAGCGGGCGAATTCCGCCGACGACATCTCCCGGCCGCGATCGTCGAGACAGATCACGTACGCGCCGTCGAGATGGCGTTCGAGGCTGCGCGCTTCAAGGTCCTTGATCTTTTCGGCGTGCTTTTCCCCCAGCCCCCTGCTCTCGCGCGTCTCGATGACCTCGAGCGTCGCGAGGGACCTGATGCGCGCCTCGTAAAAGCCCTGCAACCCCCGCAACTCGGGATTCTTCGTCTTGCCGGGCCAGAGAAGTTTCAGGCGCATCGCCGAAAACGCCTTTAGACAATAGCGATTCGTTCCTGGCTTGTCAACCCCCTATTTCCGCCGTCACGGGCCCGCGAGATCGGGCGCGAACGGGCCCCGGGAACGCCGCAACTAGAATTCGAGGCGGGGCGCGTCGCCCCAGAGCTGCTCGAGGCCGTAGCGGTCCCGCGCCGCCCGGGAAAAGACGTGGACGACGAACGAACCGTAATCGACGAGGATCCAGTCGGCCGCATCGCGCCCTTCGACGCCCAGGGGCCGGTAGCCGGACGGCTTGAGGGCCTGCTCGACGGCCTCGGCGATGGCCGCGTTCTGGCGGGACGAGTTCCCGTGGGCGATGACGAAGAAGTCGGTGAACGACGAGAGCTCGCGCAGGTCGAGGGCGCAGAGGCCCTCGGCCTTCCGGCCCAGGGCGGCCTCGACGGCGGCGCGCACCGGCGCGGGCAGGCTCCTCTTGGTGAACCGTTTTTTCTTTTCTTCGGCCATGGCTCCTATCGACCTCTGTAGAGTTTATGTTCGCGGATGTAGGCGGCGACGGCCGGCGGCACGAACCCGTCCAGGGGCCGGCCGCGGCGGACCCGCTCCCGGACCTCCGTCGACGACACGTCGAGGGCCGGGATCGGGACGAGCAGGACCCGGCAGCGCGGCGGGGCGGCGCCGTCCAGCGGTCCCGCCCCGGCCAGGGGCCCAATCCCGCTGCGGAGGCGGCCGCCGAGGACGTCCCGGGCCCGCTCGAGATCGAAGCCGGGCCGGGCCATCACCAGGAAAAAGCACTCCTGGAGGACCTTCTCGTACTCGTGCCACGTCCCGATGTCGAGGAAGGCGTCGACCCCGAGGATGAAGAACAGCCGGGCCCCGGAGTTGAGGCGGCGGACCTGGCGCAGGGTCAGGATGGAGTAGGACCGGCCGCGCGCCTCGACCTCGAGCGGCGAAGCCTCGAATCCGGCCCGGCGCCGGACGGCGATCTCGACCATCCGCAGGCGGTCGGCCGGCGAGGCCGCCCCGCCCGCCGCCTTGTGCGGCGGCAGATAGGACGGGATGAAGAGGATGCGGCCGAGCCGCGTCCGCCGGCGGACCTCCGACGCGGCCTTCAGATGGCCGCAGTGGATGGGATCGAAGGTGCCCCCAAAGAGGCCGATCGTCTCCATCAGGGCCGTCCCTCCGGTCCCTTGGCCCCGGGCTCCCCGGTCCCGGGCGCCGCCTCGAGCTCCGCCAGCTTCCGGGCCGCGGCCTCGACCAGGGGCTTCAGGCCCTCCTCCTTGAGCGCCGAGACGGCGAAGAACGGGATCTTCCGGCGGGCGGCCAGGCGCCGCAGCCGGGCCAGGCGCGACGCGTCGTCCCCGAGCAGATCGACCTTGTTGGCGGCCAGGATCTGGGGCCGGGCCGCGACCGCTGGCGAGAAGGCCTCGAGCTCCTTCATGATGACCTTGAAGTCCTCGACCGGGTCCCGCCCCGAATAGGGCGAGACGTCGACGATATGGATGAGCAGCTTGGTCCGCTCGATGTGGCGCAGGAAGCGTATGCCCAGGCCCTGGCCCCGGTTGGCCCCCTCGATCAGCCCGGGGACGTCGGCGACGATGAACGAGCGGTACTCGCCGATATCGACGACGCCGAGATTGGGCGTCAGGGTCGTGAACGGGTAGTCGGCGATGACCGGCCTGGCCGCGGAGATGCGGGAGATGAGCGTAGATTTCCCGGCGTTGGGGAAGCCGATCAGGCCGACATCGGCGATGAGCTTGAGCTCGAGGAAGAGCTCCTTCTCCTCGCCGGGCCGGCCGGGCTGCCACTCGCGCGGCGTCTGGTGCGTCGGCGTCGCGTACGAGGCGTTGCCCCGCCCGCCCCGGCCGCCGCGGGCCACGACGCAGGACCGGCCGTGGACGTCCAGGTCGGCGAGGACCGCGCCGCCGTCGGCCTCCCGTATCACGGTGCCGACGGGCACGCCGAGGCGGACCTCGGAGCCGCGCTTGCCCTGCCGGTTGCCACCCTCGCCGGGCGCGCCGTTCTTGGCCTTGATGATGGGGTGGAAACGGAAATAGGCCAGCGAGCTGATGTTCTCGTCGGCGGTCAGGACGATGCTGCCCCCGTCCCCGCCATGGCCGCCGTCCGGGCCGCCTTTCGGCACCCGGGCTTCGCGGCGGAAGCTGACGCAGCCGTCGCCGCCGCGGCCGGCCTTCAACGTGACGGTGACCTGGTCAACGAACAACGGCGGCGCCGCTTGTCCTCAGGCGGGCACGACGGTGACGATCTTCCCCTTGCGGCCCTTGTCGGAGAACTGGACCGTTCCCGTGACCGTGGCGAAAAGGGTGTCGTCCTTGGCCCGGCCGACGTTGAGGCCGGGCTTGATGGGGGTGCCCCGCTGACGGATGATGATGGACCCGGCGTTGACCTTCTGGCCGCCATGGCGTTTGACGCCGAGCCTCTTTCCCGCGCTGTCGCGGCCGTTCTTTCCGGCTCCGCCGGCTTTCTTATGGGCCATGGCTTACTCCTTGCTGGCTTTCTTGGGCTTGGCCGGGGCCGCCTTCTTTTCGGCTTTCGGCTTGGCCGCTTCCTTCTTGGCCGGCTTGGCCTTGGCCGCCGCCTTGGCGGGCTTCTCGGCCGCCGCGGCCGGCTTCTGCGCGTCCGCCTTCGGCTTGGGCGCCGGGGCGGGCTTTTCGACCGGGATGATCTTCTCTTCGGCCAGGTCCGCGGCCGTGACGACGGACCGGTCCGCCGCGATCCGGGTGATGCGGACCTTGGTCAGCTGCTGCCGGTGGCCGCGGGTCCGGCGGAACTGTTTCCTTCTCTTCTTCTTGAAGACCAGGACCTTCTCGTCCTTGAAATTCTCGAGGACCAGGCCAAGGACCATGGCGTTGTCGAGAACCGGGGTCCCGACCTGGACCGTGCCGCCGTCCTCGATGAGGAGGACGCGCTCGAATTGGGCCTTCCGCCCCGGCTCGAGATCGAGCTTCTCGACGGCCAGGACGTCCCCTTCCTTGACGCGGTATTGCTTGCCGCCCGTCAGGATCACAGCGTGCATGTCGACCTACCCTTCGGAGGAGATACGAAAAAGGAACAGCAAATTTAACATAGGACCGGTTTTAAGTCAAATTAGCGCGCCTTGACAGGCCCGGGCCGATTCTCTACCCTTGGGGCGTCCGCGGGCGGTTAGCTCAGCGGCAGAGCGTCGGTTTTACAAGCCGAGGGTCGCAGGTTCGATCCCTGCACCGCCCATCCCGTAGCGAGCGAAGCGAGCGGAGGCGGCAGAAGTCCAGCTGAGCGACTCGAAGCTGGACTTCTGCGAAATATCGGGATCAAGGTGTTTCTTGGCTTTTAGCGACGCGAGCGGAGGCGGCAGAAACCCGCCTGAGCGTCACGAAGGCGGGTTCCTGCGAAATATCTTGATAAAGTCGTCTGCCTGATAGCCTGTTGCCATCTGGTTTTGCGAAGCGAGCGGAGGCGGCAGAAGTCCAGCTGAGCGACTCGAAGCTGGACTTCTGCGAAATATCGGGATCAAGGTGTTTCTTGGCTTTTAGCGACGCGAGCGGAGGTCAGAGACCTTTCTCCTCCGTCGCGGCCGCTGACCTCCTGTCCCGTTTCCGGCAGTCCCTCTCGAGGCGGTGAGGGAATTCACCTCGCAGATCCCCGTGCTGGAGAGGGGACCCGCGAAGCGGGGGGAACCGTGTAACCGGTTCCCGGGGCCGGGGAGCCAGAGGTGATTCCCGAGCATAGCCGGAGAGAGGGACTTTCCGGATTCAACAGAGGAAAAGCGCCCCCGACGGGATTCGAACCCGTGTTGCTGCCTTGAAAGGGCGGTGTCCTGGGCCTCTAGACGACAGGGGCACATACGTGAGCCGTGCTGGATTCGAACCAGCGACACCCGGCTTAAAAGGCCGGTGCTCTACCGCTGAGCTAACGGCCCGAAAAAAGCACTATTATAGTGACGGGGGAGAAAGAGTCAACAGCCCCCGGCCGGACGCCGAGCCCCTCAGGCGAGGGGCTCGAACTTGATGATGACCCAGCGGCCGCGATGCGGGATATTGTTGGCCTCGTCTTTGAGCAGGTACTGCTTGAGGAGCAGTTTGTATTTCTTGGTCACGCCGGCCCGGTTGGTGATGGAGATATCGACGTCCTTGGAGTGGACGCTGCCCGTCAGCTCGCGGACGTTCGGCAGCTCGCGCACGCCCAGGGAGAACATCGTCATCTCCTCTTCGGAGGAGGCGGCGGCTTTGGCGGCGCTGTAGGTCTTCTTGAGCTCCTGCATCTTGCCGTTCTCGACGTCGTACTTGGCCTGGAGCTCCTCGACCTTCTTCTTGAGGGCGGCCTTGGCGCCGGCCGAGCGGGTCGTATCCATCTCGAACTGGGCGTCCTTGACGGCCGCGTCCGAGTCGAGGGTCGGGCCGATCTGGGCGTCCTGGAGCTTCTTGGATTCGATCTCGGCCTTATTCAGATCGGGCAGCTTGGCCGGTTCGATCTTGTCCGGGCCGATGTTGATGACGGACCAGGAGCCCAGCTCCGGCTGGAGCGGGTCGAGGGCCATGCTCGACATCGTATCGTTGTCGTTCATCATGACGGCGTTGAAGTACTTTTTGAGGAGGGTTTTCTCGGGCGCCGGCGTGCATCCCTGGATAAAGATGAATGCGACGAAAACGCCGAGTGCGACCAGTGTTCTTTTCCTCATGTCTCCTCCTTCACTATTCGTTTCGAGACTTCTCTGGGAGGATGATATCGTGTTCGAGGGGGGAAAATCAAGCCTTTTTATCCGGGCCAGCGATCCTGGTTTTCCCGGCCTGTTTTTTATGCTACACTACCACGCTCGAAAACTCCGATACGGGGTATTGAACATGGCGCAAGACAAGGATCCCGTTCTCAGGCACCCGAAGGACCCGGCGGCCCTGCTCGACGTCATCCGCGACGTCCAGGCCGCCGCGGGGCACGTCTCCGACGAAGCCGTCGGGCGCATCGCCGCTCACCTGAAGCTCGCCGAAGCCGAGGTCCGCGGGGCGGTGACGTTCTACCATTTCTTCTCCCTGGCCCCCCGGGGCCGGTCCACGGTCTACCTGAACGATTCCATCACCTCGCGGATGATGGGGCGGACGGCCGTGGCCCGGGCCTTCGAGGACGAGGCCGGCTGCCGCTTCGGCGAGGTCAGCGCCGACGGCGCGATCGGCCTCTTCCCGACCTCGTGCATCGGCATGAACGACCAGGAGCCCTCGGCCATCGTCGACGGGACCGTCTTCACGGCCCTGACCCCGGACAAGGCCCGGGCCATCATCCGCGGCCTGCGGGCCGGCACGCCGGCCCGGGACCAGGTCGCCGCCTTCGGCGACGGGGCCAACCAGTCTGACCTGGTCCGCTCCATGGTCGTCAACAACATCCGCCGGCGCGGCCCGGTCCTGTTCGGCGCCCACGAGACCGGCGCGGCCCTGCGCCAGGCCGTGGCCATGACCCCCGAGCAGGTCATCGACGAGGTCAAGAGATCCGGCCTCCTCGGCCGCGGCGGCGCAGGCTTCCCGACCGGCCTCAAATGGGAGTTCTGCCGGCGGGAGAAGG
Protein-coding regions in this window:
- a CDS encoding 23S rRNA (pseudouridine(1915)-N(3))-methyltransferase RlmH, with amino-acid sequence MRLKLLWPGKTKNPELRGLQGFYEARIRSLATLEVIETRESRGLGEKHAEKIKDLEARSLERHLDGAYVICLDDRGREMSSAEFARFLRGRERESGTPLAFVVGGFLGLADRIVERADMRLSLSRLTFSHELARVVLLEQIYRALTIVGGRHYAK
- the rsfS gene encoding ribosome silencing factor; this translates as MAEEKKKRFTKRSLPAPVRAAVEAALGRKAEGLCALDLRELSSFTDFFVIAHGNSSRQNAAIAEAVEQALKPSGYRPLGVEGRDAADWILVDYGSFVVHVFSRAARDRYGLEQLWGDAPRLEF
- the nadD gene encoding nicotinate-nucleotide adenylyltransferase, translated to METIGLFGGTFDPIHCGHLKAASEVRRRTRLGRILFIPSYLPPHKAAGGAASPADRLRMVEIAVRRRAGFEASPLEVEARGRSYSILTLRQVRRLNSGARLFFILGVDAFLDIGTWHEYEKVLQECFFLVMARPGFDLERARDVLGGRLRSGIGPLAGAGPLDGAAPPRCRVLLVPIPALDVSSTEVRERVRRGRPLDGFVPPAVAAYIREHKLYRGR
- the obgE gene encoding GTPase ObgE → MFVDQVTVTLKAGRGGDGCVSFRREARVPKGGPDGGHGGDGGSIVLTADENISSLAYFRFHPIIKAKNGAPGEGGNRQGKRGSEVRLGVPVGTVIREADGGAVLADLDVHGRSCVVARGGRGGRGNASYATPTHQTPREWQPGRPGEEKELFLELKLIADVGLIGFPNAGKSTLISRISAARPVIADYPFTTLTPNLGVVDIGEYRSFIVADVPGLIEGANRGQGLGIRFLRHIERTKLLIHIVDVSPYSGRDPVEDFKVIMKELEAFSPAVAARPQILAANKVDLLGDDASRLARLRRLAARRKIPFFAVSALKEEGLKPLVEAAARKLAELEAAPGTGEPGAKGPEGRP
- the rpmA gene encoding 50S ribosomal protein L27 yields the protein MAHKKAGGAGKNGRDSAGKRLGVKRHGGQKVNAGSIIIRQRGTPIKPGLNVGRAKDDTLFATVTGTVQFSDKGRKGKIVTVVPA
- the rplU gene encoding 50S ribosomal protein L21; the protein is MHAVILTGGKQYRVKEGDVLAVEKLDLEPGRKAQFERVLLIEDGGTVQVGTPVLDNAMVLGLVLENFKDEKVLVFKKKRRKQFRRTRGHRQQLTKVRITRIAADRSVVTAADLAEEKIIPVEKPAPAPKPKADAQKPAAAAEKPAKAAAKAKPAKKEAAKPKAEKKAAPAKPKKASKE